TCTTATATTTCCAACCAACATAAATCAATCACTCCCTTTTTTCATAGATTTTCTATTCAATTGGGTATATGAACGGAGCTATATAGATGGAATTAAAGAATTCACTAAGGTGAGCCTTCGGGTTCGTACGAAGCGAAGAGGCTAAAGAACGTGAATTAGCCCTTAAACTGACTCCACCTTTGAAGAACCCAGATGTTTTTGAGGACTCCGTTCTTTAGACTTGAAGCGGATCTGAATCACGTCCTGACGAACCCGACTAGCGAAAGTGTGAATCTTTAATTCCACATTTATATAGATTATGAATCTTATTATATTAGATTTATTATTAATCACAACGGATTAACTAGTGAATTTATGTATTTTTTTTGACAATTTCCTTACATTTTCTTTACAATTTGTTTAAATTTTATACAAAATTTCCTAAAAATTTCACCCGGAGGGAAAATACCAGAAATGATATAATAGATTGGGAGCTTTAAGAGGTTGGAAAGAGATATCAAAGAAAGTAAAAACATGTAAAAAAAGCGCAAAGAAAAAAAGGAATATTAATGAAAAGTGTCGAATGTTTTATTTTAGCCTCAAGACATAATGAAAAGATGCATCGGTGAGGAGAGGAAATCCGGTTATGATAGAAATGTATGATGTTTGGAAGACATATCCCAATGGAACCAATGCCCTTCAGGGAATTTCTGCAAAGATCGATCAAGGGGAATTTGTATATGTGGTAGGCCCTAGCGGTGCGGGGAAATCTACTTTTATTAAATTGATGTATCGGGAAGAGCGGCCGACAAAGGGCCGGATTTTTATCAATAATTTCAATTTGGAAAAGATCAAGGAACGGCAAATTCCCCAGATCAGAAGAACCATTGGGGTGGTATTTCAGGACTTTAAACTATTGCCGAGATTAACAGTCTATGAAAATGTCGCGTTTGCCATGGAAGTGATAGAGGCTCCCAAACGGGCCATTCGAAAAAGAGTCCTTGAAGTTCTTCAGTTGGTACGATTAAAACACAAGGTAAAGTCCCTTCCGTCTGAACTTTCCGGTGGTGAGCAGCAGAGGGTGGCCTTAGCGAGGGCTTTGGTGAACAATCCTTCTGTCATCATTGCCGATGAGCCTACGGGAAATCTTGATCCGGAAACCTCATGGGAAATTATGAATCTGTTTAATGAGATTAATTTCCGCGGAACAACTGTTGTGATGGCTACCCATAATAAAGAGATTGTCAACACAATGAAAAAGAGGGTGATCGCCATCGAAAACGGCCGGATTGTCAGGGACGAGCAAAGGGGTGAATATGGCTATGAAGCTTAGATCCTTTGGTCGTCATTTGAGGGAGGGGGTTAAAAATATTGGCAGAAACGGCTGGATGACCTTTGCTTCGGTAAGTGCCGTTTCGATTACTCTATTTATCCTCGGCGTTTTCCTGATGTTGGCTCTTAATGTCAATCACATCGTCGATGTGGTGGAAAACCGGGTTGAAATAAAGGTTTTTCTCGATGTGATGACAGATGAGGAGAATATAAAAAGCATCAAGGGTCAATTAAAGGATATTTCGGGTGTAAAGGAAGTGCAGTTTGTTCCAAAGGAAGAGGGATTGCAGCAGCTAAAGGATAGTTTTGGGGAACAGGCCTATCTATTTGATGGATTGGAGCAGGAGAATCCCCTTCCCGACGCTTTTGTTGTTCGGATTGAAACTCCACAGGAAGTGGAGCAAGTGGCCGGAGAGATTCAAAGAATCCCCTTGGTAGATAAAGTGAATTATGGACAAGGTTTCGTGGACAAGCTCTTTACGGTAACCAGCACCATTAGAAATATCGGGCTTATTTTTATCATTGGCCTGGCCTTCACGGCGATGTTTCTGATCGCCAATACCATTCGTTTAACCATTTTTGCAAGGCGCAAGGAAATTGAGATTATGAAGCTGGTGGGAGCTACCAATTGGTTTATTCGCTGGCCCTTTTTCATCGAAGGACTGCTATTGGGAGTGATTGGCTCCATCTTGCCTATTATTCTTTTATTGGCTGGCTACAAGTTTTTGTACGACCAGGTGATGGTTGACCTATCCTTTTATTTTCTCGACCTGTTGCCACTGTTTCCGTTGGGGTATCAGATTGCCGAATTGTTGATCGGCATCGGAGCTTTTATCGGAATTTGGGGAAGTTTGGTGTCGGTTCATCGATTTTTACGGGTTTAATGTTTAGTTCCGTCCATATAAAACGGACTCTTTAAGAGAATGTTCAGTAAGGATAACGTTTGGGCGAGGGGGAAAATCATGAAGAAATATGTCTTATTCCCGTTTCTTCTGATTCTGGTGTTCACGTTGGTAATCAATACAACTCCTTCGGTTGGACAGGCAGAAAGCCAGATCGAAAAGATTCAGCGGCAGATCAAAGAATTGAAAAAAAAGCAGAAGGAAGCGGAAAAAAGGGCCGCCGAGGCACAAATGGAACTGAATCAGGTGAGCCAACAGAAGAAAGCGGTTCAATATGATATCATGCAGTTGGATCTGAAAATGAATGAAACCCAGGCCAGAATTGACCAGTTGGATAAAGATATCAATAATAAAGAAGAGGAATTAAATCAGGCGGCCGCTGAGCTGCAGGCGGCTGAAACCCGGGTGGCCGAAAGGGACAGCCTGCTTAAAACAAGGGTGAAGATGATGTATGAAACCGGCAAAATTTCTTACTTGGAAGTTTTGTTGGGTTCCAAGAGCTTTAGCGACTTTTTGGATCGTCTGGATTCGTTGAAATTAATTGTGGATCAGGATGTTAATATTTTGGCAGCCAATAAGAGGGACAGAGACACCATTGCCGAGAAGAAGGCAGAGATTGAAGTCAAACTGAATGAGTTGGAGGGAATGCTGGCAGAGGCACAATCCTTAAAGGAAAGCTATAGGCAGCAGTTGAAAACAAAGACGGTGGTTGCCGCCCAATTGGAGCAGAAAGAAAGGGAATTGGGTGAAGTGGACCGGGAAGAAGAGGAACGGGTCATGGCGATCGCCAGAGAAATTGCCGAGAAAATGAAGGAGTTGGAAAAGCTTTATTATAAGGGGGGAAAACTTCTTTGGCCAGCACCGGGAACAACAAGAATTACTTCCGGATTTGGCTATCGGGTTGATCCCTTCACTGGAAAGCCGGCTGGTCATAACGGATTGGATATCGGAGCCAATCCTCCTGGTACATATGGTTCACCCATTGTGGCAGCGGAGTCTGGTGTGGTGATTACTGCCGCTTATCTCCGAGGGTATGGAAATACGGTTATTATTAACCACGGCGGCGGAATATGGACCCTGTACGGTCACAACCAAAAGCTTCTTGTCAAGGAAGGACAGGAAGTAAAACGGGGGGACACCATTGCATTGATGGGATCTACCGGTCGGTCAACCGGACCCCATGTTCACTTTACGGTCTACAAAAATCAAGTTCCTGTTGATCCCATGCCGTATCTTAAGTAGCCCGTTTGAATATACTATTTAAAATGAACATAAAAATTGTACGCAAAGGTGGTAAACAGCGCATGACATTTAGAGGAAGAACAGTTGCATTATTGATTGGAATAGCCATCATTGCGAGCAGCTTGCTAACCCTTGCATGGCTTAATATCAGCGGTTCTGACTATACCATGCAAAAATGGGTTGACAGTGAGCCATTGGCAAAGGAAGGCCAGGGGGGCTCGAAAGGTGACAAGTCCAAGGAGGATATTCCTGAAGATTTAAAAAAAGTTTTTGAAACATACAGAGCCATTAAAGAAAATTATTTTACAAAAGTGGAGGATGAAGAACTGATCAACGGGGCCATCGAAGGGATGGTTAATTCCCTGAAAGATCCCTATTCCACATATATGGATCAAAAGGCATCCAAGCATTTTAGCGAATCGTTGGAATCCACGTTTCAGGGAATTGGTGCCGAGGTTACGATAAAGGATGGGAAAGTGACGATAGTTGCACCATTTAAGGATTCCCCTGCTGATAAAGCTGGACTGAAGGCAAATGATCAAATTCTTTCCGTTAACGGGGAAAGTATCGAGGGCTTAAGCTTGTATGAAGCGGTGTTAAAAATTAGAGGACCAAAGGGCTCCGTCGCCAATCTTCTCATTAAGAGATCAGGAAGTGCCGAACCGATTGAAGTGAAGGTGGTGCGAGACGAGATTCCCATAGAAACGGTATTCTCTTCAACTGTTGAGAGAAATGGAAAAATTTTTGGGAAAATTGAGATTTCCCAGTTTGCCTTTGAAACGGATCAACACTTTATTGAAAAATTAAAATCCTTAGAGGAGAAGGGAATTGATGGTCTGATTATTGATGTGAGAGGAAATCCTGGGGGGCTTCTAAATACGGTTCTTACCATTTCTGAAGAGTTGGTACCCAATAAAGGTGTGATTCTCCATGTGACAGATCGAAACGGGGAGAAGAAGACATTTAATTCAAAGTTGGATGGGAAAAAACCATATCCTATTGTTGTGTTGGTTAATGAAGAAAGCGCAAGTGCATCAGAAATCCTGGCGAGCGCATTGAAGGAGAGCGGTGATTACCCAATTATTGGACAAAAGACCTTTGGGAAGGGGACCGTTCAAAGCACTGTGGAAATGAGTGACAAAAGTAGCCTTAAGCTAACCATTGCCAAATGGTTAACCCCAAAGGGGAATTGGATCCATGAAAAAGGGGTGGAACCCACCTATGAAGTTTCTCAGCCTCCCTATTTTAGCGCGCTGCAACTACCAAAAGACAAGGTGCTGAAAAGGGATATGAATGGACCGGAAATTTCCAATCTCCAAATCATCCTCCAGGGCCTTGGATTTAACGTCAATAGAAGTGATGGATATTTTGATGAAAATACGGAAAAAGCCATGAGAGATTTTCAACTTAATAACAATCTTCCTCCAACAGGATTGCTGGATAAGGATACCGCTGATCTTTTGGAAGAGAAATTGAGGATAAAATTAAGTGATCCCAAGAACGATAATCAGCTTCAAAAAGCTATCGAGGTTCTTGTGAATCTGACGGAAAAGAAATAGAGGATTTCATCAGAAAGTGTCGAATACAAGACCACAGGATCTGTGGTCTTCATTTTTATCTGAAGATGTATACAGGTTGCTAGCTTTTGGCTTCTGATCATGGAGGGTCTCGTATATGAGTATCAGCTATTATGTTCTGGTGTTCCTGATCGTTCTTATCGGATTAATTTCCGTATATTGGAATTATGTAAAATTGATGCATTTAGAAAGGCAACTGTTTGGCCACCGTATTCGTTCCCATTGGAAAAAGATCGGATTATCCTTAGCCTTTAGCATCGTTTCTGGTTTGACCATTTCTGGCGTTTTATATGGTCTGGGAAGCATGATTCCTCCTATCCTTCTATTTCTATGGTGGGGATTAGCCCTGATCCTTTCATTCTTTCGATTTCGTTTTATGGCCTCGGCAGTCATTGGAGGCCTGATTGTGGCCGTCAGGATCCTGATGGAATACTTTCCGCCCGGAAGTGTGATTGGTTCTTTACTAGACGAATTTTGGGCGTTTTTAGGAACGATTGATGTGGTATCCCTGTTGATACTTACGACTATGCTCTTTTTAGCCGATTTCCTTTTTCTTTATTTTTTTGGAGAAAAGGCGGCCACGCCTTATATAGAGAGAAGTAAGAGGGGAAGACTATTTGGAGGTTATCTGTTTCAAAGCCTTTTTCTTTATCCGATCGTGTTAGTTGTGCCAGGCTCCATTGGGATTCCCATTACTGCAGATGTATCGCTGATTCCCTTTCCGGTTCTTTCAGGGTATCAATACCAGATGACCCGGACCTACCCGTGGATAGGGAAAAATATGATTGCAAGGGGCTCCCTGCTAATTTTATTCCTTTTGGCTGTAATAATAGGGATAAGTTATTACTGGCCTCCTGCTATATGGGGTTCATTCCTTCTCCTGTTTGCCCCGGAGGTACTTCATCAGTTGAACAAACGGAAAGAAAAAAACGGGCAGCCGGTGTTTGTAAATGATGAAAGAGGCTGTAGGATATTAGCCCTCATTGATCCTTCACCGGCAATGAAAACGGGAATAAGACCGGGGGAAATCATACAAAAAATCAACGGGGTGCCCATAAGAACGAAAAAAGATATCTATTATTCGCT
This sequence is a window from Microaerobacter geothermalis. Protein-coding genes within it:
- a CDS encoding murein hydrolase activator EnvC family protein; this encodes MKKYVLFPFLLILVFTLVINTTPSVGQAESQIEKIQRQIKELKKKQKEAEKRAAEAQMELNQVSQQKKAVQYDIMQLDLKMNETQARIDQLDKDINNKEEELNQAAAELQAAETRVAERDSLLKTRVKMMYETGKISYLEVLLGSKSFSDFLDRLDSLKLIVDQDVNILAANKRDRDTIAEKKAEIEVKLNELEGMLAEAQSLKESYRQQLKTKTVVAAQLEQKERELGEVDREEEERVMAIAREIAEKMKELEKLYYKGGKLLWPAPGTTRITSGFGYRVDPFTGKPAGHNGLDIGANPPGTYGSPIVAAESGVVITAAYLRGYGNTVIINHGGGIWTLYGHNQKLLVKEGQEVKRGDTIALMGSTGRSTGPHVHFTVYKNQVPVDPMPYLK
- a CDS encoding S41 family peptidase; protein product: MTFRGRTVALLIGIAIIASSLLTLAWLNISGSDYTMQKWVDSEPLAKEGQGGSKGDKSKEDIPEDLKKVFETYRAIKENYFTKVEDEELINGAIEGMVNSLKDPYSTYMDQKASKHFSESLESTFQGIGAEVTIKDGKVTIVAPFKDSPADKAGLKANDQILSVNGESIEGLSLYEAVLKIRGPKGSVANLLIKRSGSAEPIEVKVVRDEIPIETVFSSTVERNGKIFGKIEISQFAFETDQHFIEKLKSLEEKGIDGLIIDVRGNPGGLLNTVLTISEELVPNKGVILHVTDRNGEKKTFNSKLDGKKPYPIVVLVNEESASASEILASALKESGDYPIIGQKTFGKGTVQSTVEMSDKSSLKLTIAKWLTPKGNWIHEKGVEPTYEVSQPPYFSALQLPKDKVLKRDMNGPEISNLQIILQGLGFNVNRSDGYFDENTEKAMRDFQLNNNLPPTGLLDKDTADLLEEKLRIKLSDPKNDNQLQKAIEVLVNLTEKK
- the ftsE gene encoding cell division ATP-binding protein FtsE, with the protein product MIEMYDVWKTYPNGTNALQGISAKIDQGEFVYVVGPSGAGKSTFIKLMYREERPTKGRIFINNFNLEKIKERQIPQIRRTIGVVFQDFKLLPRLTVYENVAFAMEVIEAPKRAIRKRVLEVLQLVRLKHKVKSLPSELSGGEQQRVALARALVNNPSVIIADEPTGNLDPETSWEIMNLFNEINFRGTTVVMATHNKEIVNTMKKRVIAIENGRIVRDEQRGEYGYEA
- the ftsX gene encoding permease-like cell division protein FtsX — its product is MKLRSFGRHLREGVKNIGRNGWMTFASVSAVSITLFILGVFLMLALNVNHIVDVVENRVEIKVFLDVMTDEENIKSIKGQLKDISGVKEVQFVPKEEGLQQLKDSFGEQAYLFDGLEQENPLPDAFVVRIETPQEVEQVAGEIQRIPLVDKVNYGQGFVDKLFTVTSTIRNIGLIFIIGLAFTAMFLIANTIRLTIFARRKEIEIMKLVGATNWFIRWPFFIEGLLLGVIGSILPIILLLAGYKFLYDQVMVDLSFYFLDLLPLFPLGYQIAELLIGIGAFIGIWGSLVSVHRFLRV
- a CDS encoding PDZ domain-containing protein, producing MSISYYVLVFLIVLIGLISVYWNYVKLMHLERQLFGHRIRSHWKKIGLSLAFSIVSGLTISGVLYGLGSMIPPILLFLWWGLALILSFFRFRFMASAVIGGLIVAVRILMEYFPPGSVIGSLLDEFWAFLGTIDVVSLLILTTMLFLADFLFLYFFGEKAATPYIERSKRGRLFGGYLFQSLFLYPIVLVVPGSIGIPITADVSLIPFPVLSGYQYQMTRTYPWIGKNMIARGSLLILFLLAVIIGISYYWPPAIWGSFLLLFAPEVLHQLNKRKEKNGQPVFVNDERGCRILALIDPSPAMKTGIRPGEIIQKINGVPIRTKKDIYYSLQKKPAYSKMEILDHDGEVRFVQRSLYHGEHHELGMVTSPEKNEPSILGGYPKGIIHSLNPKVSSDHPGIELTASHTPAP